A stretch of the Anaeromyxobacter sp. genome encodes the following:
- a CDS encoding serine/threonine protein kinase: MRDPIPFGRYHLLERLAIGGMAEIWLAEARGEPGRRYAVKRLLPTLADDPGFVTMFLDEARIGTLLDHPGIVPVRDLGREGSGYFMAMDYRPGPDLRALLTRLRHAGARLPPALSTWVVAEAARALDHAHRARGPDGAPLEVVHRDLSPANLLLGWDGRVSVLDFGIATAAFRAHREGAVLRGKLGYLSPEQVAGLPVDRRGDVFSLGAVLHELLTGHRLFGGPSDLAVLQRVRAAQVRPPSERNPAVPADLDALVLRALAREPAERFAWAADLAAALGPFTGEAPAAALAAELAARLPAELAEERERARRPAAAHPA; this comes from the coding sequence ATGAGAGACCCCATCCCGTTCGGGAGGTACCACCTGCTGGAGCGGCTCGCCATCGGCGGGATGGCCGAGATCTGGCTGGCGGAGGCGCGCGGCGAGCCGGGCCGGCGCTACGCGGTCAAGCGGCTCCTGCCCACCCTGGCGGACGACCCCGGCTTCGTCACCATGTTCCTCGACGAGGCCCGCATCGGCACCCTGCTGGACCACCCGGGCATCGTCCCGGTGCGGGACCTGGGGCGAGAGGGGTCCGGCTACTTCATGGCCATGGACTACCGCCCCGGGCCCGACCTCAGGGCCCTGCTGACGCGCCTGCGCCACGCCGGGGCGCGCCTGCCGCCGGCGCTGTCGACCTGGGTGGTGGCCGAGGCGGCCCGGGCGCTGGACCACGCCCACCGCGCCCGCGGCCCCGACGGCGCGCCGCTCGAGGTGGTGCACCGCGACCTCTCGCCCGCCAACCTGCTGCTGGGGTGGGACGGGCGGGTCTCGGTGCTGGACTTCGGCATCGCCACCGCCGCCTTCCGCGCCCACCGCGAGGGGGCGGTGCTGCGCGGCAAGCTCGGCTACCTCTCGCCCGAGCAGGTGGCCGGGCTGCCGGTGGACCGGCGCGGCGACGTCTTCTCGCTCGGCGCGGTGCTGCACGAGCTGCTCACCGGCCACCGGCTCTTCGGCGGCCCGTCCGACCTGGCGGTGCTGCAGCGGGTGCGGGCGGCCCAGGTGCGGCCCCCCTCGGAGCGCAACCCGGCCGTGCCGGCGGACCTCGACGCGCTGGTGCTGCGGGCCCTGGCCCGCGAGCCGGCCGAGCGCTTCGCCTGGGCCGCCGACCTGGCCGCGGCGCTGGGCCCGTTCACCGGCGAGGCGCCGGCCGCGGCGCTGGCGGCCGAGCTGGCGGCGCGGCTGCCGGCCGAGCTGGCGGAGGAGCGCGAGCGGGCCCGGCGCCCGGCCGCGGCCCACCCCGCCTAG
- a CDS encoding response regulator, translating to MTAERVLIVDDDELILKALSRILESAGYDPRCYLGPEDALKALDADQPVVVISDYMMPGIDGITLLKQVRERAPGAVRILCTAAEDFRVALQAVNSGEVFRIISKPWHQQELLATVHQAAEASRLRSENDRLNREVQRQNGQLREINLRLEEMVRHRTQALLEGLIAALDYRDAETQWHSRRVSLYARRLALALGIQEPDLTTIEHGALLHDIGKIGVRDRVLLKPGPLDTEEWSEMKKHPALGWALLQRVDYLRPASTIVLQHQEKWDGTGYPNGLKGEEIVLGARIFHVVDTLDAMTSDRPYRKAKLFTEARAEISRCAGTQFDPRVAEGFLAVTADDWERIRLDVETVAVLSADLAESPPGHDELFSALHGVLRN from the coding sequence GTGACCGCGGAGCGAGTCCTCATCGTAGACGACGACGAGCTGATCCTGAAGGCGCTCTCCCGCATCCTGGAGAGCGCCGGCTACGACCCCCGGTGCTACCTGGGGCCCGAGGACGCCCTCAAGGCCCTGGACGCCGACCAGCCGGTGGTGGTCATCAGCGACTACATGATGCCCGGCATCGACGGCATCACCCTCCTCAAGCAGGTGCGGGAGCGGGCCCCCGGCGCGGTGCGCATCCTCTGCACCGCCGCCGAGGACTTCCGGGTGGCGCTGCAGGCGGTCAACTCGGGCGAGGTCTTCCGCATCATCTCCAAGCCGTGGCACCAGCAGGAGCTGCTGGCCACGGTGCACCAGGCGGCCGAGGCCTCCCGGCTGCGCAGCGAGAACGACCGCCTCAACCGCGAGGTGCAGCGCCAGAACGGCCAGCTGCGCGAGATCAACCTCCGGCTCGAGGAGATGGTGCGCCACCGCACCCAGGCCCTGCTGGAGGGGCTCATCGCCGCGCTCGACTACCGCGACGCCGAGACCCAGTGGCACTCCCGCCGCGTCTCGCTCTACGCCCGCCGCCTGGCGCTGGCGCTGGGCATCCAGGAGCCGGACCTCACCACCATCGAGCACGGCGCGCTGCTGCACGACATCGGCAAGATCGGCGTGCGCGACCGGGTGCTGCTCAAGCCCGGCCCCCTCGACACCGAGGAGTGGAGCGAGATGAAGAAGCACCCGGCGCTGGGGTGGGCCCTGCTGCAGCGGGTCGACTACCTCAGGCCGGCCTCCACCATCGTGCTGCAGCACCAGGAGAAGTGGGACGGCACCGGCTACCCGAACGGCCTCAAGGGCGAGGAGATCGTCCTGGGGGCGCGCATCTTCCACGTGGTGGACACGCTCGACGCCATGACCAGCGACCGCCCCTACCGCAAGGCCAAGCTCTTCACCGAGGCGCGCGCCGAGATCAGCCGCTGCGCCGGCACCCAGTTCGACCCGCGGGTGGCCGAGGGGTTCCTGGCGGTCACGGCGGACGACTGGGAGCGCATCCGGCTCGACGTGGAGACGGTGGCGGTGCTGTCGGCCGACCTGGCCGAGTCGCCGCCGGGCCACGACGAGCTCTTCTCGGCGCTGCACGGGGTGCTGCGCAACTAG